A single Dechloromonas denitrificans DNA region contains:
- a CDS encoding CobD/CbiB family protein: MSLLSLIAVFLIEQLQPLNYRRAVAEPLGAWADFIESRFNAGGYRHGIAAWCLAVLLPVLLVGALYSLLYYVSPILAWALNVCALYLTMGFRQFSHHYTEIQLALRLGDLERARQLLAEWQGRSTVDLGSEDIARLSIEGALAASHRHVFAVLLWFVILPGPCGAVLYRMAAVVRERWHEIIGAESNDFSLFARQVFGIIDWLPLRATASAFAIVGDFEDAVYCWRTQPAQWPDRDMGIVLASGAGALGVQLGRPVVDGAEVSDRGELGLGDLADVDFMQSAVGLVWRATILWILLLFLLGLASLAG; the protein is encoded by the coding sequence ATGAGCCTTCTCTCGCTGATCGCAGTTTTTCTCATCGAGCAGCTGCAACCCCTGAACTATCGTCGCGCCGTAGCGGAACCGCTTGGCGCATGGGCGGATTTCATCGAATCCCGCTTCAACGCCGGTGGTTATCGACATGGCATCGCTGCCTGGTGTCTCGCGGTGCTGCTACCGGTTTTGCTTGTTGGTGCGCTGTACAGCCTGCTCTATTACGTCAGCCCGATCCTGGCCTGGGCGCTGAATGTTTGCGCGCTCTACCTGACCATGGGTTTCCGGCAGTTCAGTCACCACTACACCGAAATCCAGCTGGCTCTCCGGCTGGGTGATCTTGAGCGAGCCCGCCAGTTGCTCGCTGAATGGCAGGGGCGGTCCACCGTCGATCTGGGCTCTGAGGATATTGCCAGGCTTTCGATCGAGGGGGCGCTGGCGGCTTCGCATCGGCATGTCTTCGCCGTGCTGCTCTGGTTTGTCATTCTGCCTGGCCCGTGTGGCGCCGTGCTGTACCGGATGGCGGCAGTTGTCCGCGAGCGCTGGCACGAAATCATCGGGGCGGAGTCAAATGATTTTTCGCTGTTCGCCAGGCAGGTTTTCGGTATCATCGATTGGCTGCCCCTGCGGGCAACCGCTTCGGCATTTGCCATCGTTGGCGATTTCGAGGATGCCGTGTATTGCTGGCGTACCCAACCGGCCCAGTGGCCGGATCGCGATATGGGCATTGTCCTCGCCAGTGGTGCGGGGGCGCTAGGTGTTCAGCTCGGGCGACCGGTCGTCGATGGCGCGGAAGTCTCGGATCGCGGAGAGCTCGGTCTGGGCGACCTGGCCGATGTGGATTTCATGCAGAGCGCTGTGGGCCTGGTCTGGCGCGCAACGATACTGTGGATCTTGTTGCTGTTTTTGTTGGGGCTCGCCAGTCTGGCGGGTTGA
- a CDS encoding CoA pyrophosphatase, with protein MNVDLERLKASLLPQPLATHFIEEDGAEQLALTPAAVLFPIVLRDGVHTVLLTQRTAHLRDHAGQISFPGGRVEPEDLSPMDTALRETEEEIGLTRDRIEILGFLPEYRTGTGFRVTPVVALVSPPFDIHPDPFEVAEVFEVPLAFLLDPANHKQHSIHHQGAMRHFFAMPYGDYFIWGATAGMIRSLTERLGLHPA; from the coding sequence ATGAATGTTGATCTTGAGCGCCTGAAGGCCAGTCTGCTGCCGCAGCCTCTGGCGACTCATTTCATTGAAGAGGATGGCGCCGAGCAGTTGGCGCTGACTCCGGCAGCGGTGTTGTTTCCGATTGTTCTCCGTGATGGCGTGCACACCGTGTTGCTTACGCAGCGCACCGCACATCTCAGGGATCATGCCGGCCAGATCAGTTTTCCCGGCGGGCGGGTCGAGCCCGAGGATCTGTCGCCGATGGATACGGCGCTGCGCGAGACCGAGGAGGAAATCGGCTTGACCCGCGACCGGATCGAGATCCTCGGCTTTCTACCTGAATATCGTACCGGCACGGGGTTCCGGGTGACGCCGGTGGTCGCCCTTGTGTCGCCACCTTTTGACATTCACCCCGATCCGTTCGAAGTGGCTGAAGTGTTCGAGGTGCCGCTCGCTTTTCTGCTCGATCCGGCCAATCACAAGCAGCATTCGATTCATCATCAAGGTGCCATGCGGCATTTTTTTGCCATGCCCTACGGCGATTATTTTATCTGGGGCGCCACCGCCGGAATGATCCGCTCGCTGACCGAACGGCTTGGCCTCCATCCGGCTTGA
- a CDS encoding TIGR02281 family clan AA aspartic protease — translation MVTITARKMTGYFTPLTLALYLFSPLVAAQDVGLAGVMGSKAMLMVNGGDPQSVMVGQSLDGVKVVSIQGDQVIVEVGGKKRPLRVGQHAIGASVGDGSGTIVMTADARGHFVTTGNINGASVRFLVDTGASMISLGASDARRIGLDFNRGLKGMSQTANGQAEVSKVKLDTVRVGDVTLHNVDALIHQTDMPVALLGMSFLNRMEMQRDGSTMTLKKRF, via the coding sequence ATGGTGACGATAACGGCCAGAAAAATGACGGGTTATTTTACGCCCCTCACCTTGGCGCTATATCTGTTTTCTCCACTGGTCGCCGCGCAGGATGTCGGGCTGGCCGGAGTGATGGGCAGTAAGGCGATGCTGATGGTCAATGGCGGCGATCCGCAGTCGGTGATGGTTGGCCAGTCGCTCGACGGGGTGAAGGTCGTTTCAATTCAGGGCGATCAGGTCATCGTCGAAGTCGGCGGCAAGAAGCGCCCGCTGCGCGTTGGCCAGCATGCCATCGGCGCCAGTGTTGGTGATGGCTCCGGCACCATCGTGATGACCGCCGACGCCCGTGGACACTTTGTTACCACTGGCAATATCAATGGCGCTTCGGTGCGCTTTCTGGTCGATACCGGGGCGTCGATGATTTCCTTGGGGGCAAGCGATGCCCGCCGGATCGGCCTTGATTTCAACCGCGGCCTGAAGGGCATGAGCCAGACCGCCAACGGCCAGGCCGAAGTTAGCAAGGTCAAGCTCGATACCGTGCGGGTTGGCGATGTTACGTTACACAACGTCGATGCCCTGATTCACCAGACCGACATGCCCGTTGCGTTGCTCGGCATGAGCTTTCTAAACCGTATGGAAATGCAGCGCGACGGCAGTACCATGACACTTAAAAAACGATTCTAG
- a CDS encoding type 1 glutamine amidotransferase — translation MLPVAIFRHSPTEGPGYFAIFLEQHGIPWRLIAIDEGEAVPTTADGYAGLCFMGGPMSVNDPLPWIEPVCALIRDAVAKDVPVIGHCLGGQLISKALGGRITKNPVKEIGWSEAGGEDSAIAKHWLGASAGKTGTIFQWHGETFSIPAGATRLFANQHCANQMFVLGPHLGMQCHVEMTPEMIAAWCGQWADEAIAVADQPSVQTPDAMRQEITERLPVMRQLSDQLYSVWIKGLTR, via the coding sequence ATGCTACCTGTCGCCATCTTTCGCCACTCCCCCACTGAAGGTCCAGGCTATTTTGCCATATTCCTTGAACAGCACGGGATTCCATGGCGCCTGATCGCCATCGACGAAGGCGAAGCGGTGCCGACCACGGCCGACGGCTACGCCGGCCTCTGCTTCATGGGCGGCCCGATGAGCGTCAATGATCCGCTGCCATGGATCGAGCCGGTTTGCGCGCTGATTCGCGATGCCGTGGCCAAGGATGTGCCGGTTATCGGCCATTGCCTGGGTGGGCAATTGATCAGCAAGGCGCTGGGCGGCCGGATCACAAAAAACCCAGTCAAGGAAATCGGCTGGAGCGAAGCCGGCGGTGAAGACAGCGCCATCGCAAAGCACTGGCTTGGCGCCAGCGCCGGAAAAACCGGCACCATCTTCCAATGGCATGGCGAAACCTTCAGCATTCCGGCCGGCGCCACCCGCTTGTTCGCCAATCAGCACTGTGCCAACCAGATGTTCGTCCTCGGCCCGCACCTCGGCATGCAATGTCATGTCGAGATGACACCCGAAATGATCGCCGCCTGGTGCGGCCAATGGGCCGACGAGGCAATCGCTGTCGCCGACCAGCCCAGCGTGCAAACCCCGGACGCAATGCGGCAGGAAATCACGGAGCGCCTGCCGGTTATGCGTCAGTTGTCGGACCAGCTTTACTCGGTATGGATCAAGGGACTCACCCGCTGA
- a CDS encoding YajQ family cyclic di-GMP-binding protein has translation MPSFDFTSETDMVALKNAVDVVSRQIDNRYDFKGTTAKVELNDKDKVITLWGDSDFQLDQIKDLLFPAMEKKEKESVKRLDHQKVISVSGNKVKQEMKIKDGIDSELAKKIVKLVKDGKLKVQASIQGDTVRIQGAKRDDLQGCIALITKSITDFPIKYGNFRD, from the coding sequence ATGCCCAGTTTTGACTTCACCTCCGAAACCGACATGGTGGCTTTGAAGAATGCCGTCGATGTCGTCTCACGCCAGATCGACAATCGTTACGACTTCAAAGGCACCACTGCCAAGGTCGAGCTGAACGATAAGGACAAGGTCATCACCCTGTGGGGCGATTCGGACTTCCAGCTCGACCAGATCAAGGACCTCCTCTTTCCAGCCATGGAAAAGAAGGAAAAGGAGAGCGTCAAGCGTCTCGATCACCAGAAGGTGATCAGCGTTTCCGGCAACAAGGTCAAGCAGGAAATGAAGATCAAGGACGGTATCGACAGCGAGCTGGCCAAGAAGATCGTCAAGCTGGTCAAGGATGGCAAGCTGAAGGTCCAGGCTTCGATCCAGGGCGATACGGTGCGGATACAGGGTGCCAAACGCGACGATCTGCAGGGTTGCATCGCGTTGATCACCAAATCGATTACCGATTTTCCGATCAAGTACGGCAATTTCCGCGATTAA
- a CDS encoding pyrimidine/purine nucleoside phosphorylase gives MSQYDNVSVVKKSNVYFDGKCVSHTVVLADGTKKTVGVILPSSLTFNTGAPEIMEGVGGSCRVKLKGESEWKTYGDGQSFNVPGNSSFEIACDEPYHYVCHFG, from the coding sequence ATGTCGCAATACGACAACGTTTCCGTGGTCAAAAAATCCAACGTTTATTTCGACGGCAAGTGCGTCAGCCACACGGTAGTGCTGGCCGATGGGACGAAGAAGACGGTTGGAGTGATCCTGCCGTCCAGCCTGACCTTCAATACTGGGGCGCCGGAAATCATGGAAGGCGTTGGTGGTTCCTGCCGGGTCAAGCTGAAGGGCGAGAGCGAATGGAAAACCTATGGCGATGGTCAGTCTTTCAACGTGCCGGGCAATTCCAGCTTTGAGATTGCCTGTGACGAGCCGTATCACTATGTTTGCCATTTTGGATAA
- a CDS encoding DUF2788 domain-containing protein, whose amino-acid sequence MEGNTLFGLTEEQIADFGSTWGVAAFIIFMLFIIGEIAWKSKAGKTGTFVLFFVLAFGMVGFVAKAVIQKLWGI is encoded by the coding sequence ATGGAAGGCAACACCCTGTTTGGTTTAACCGAAGAACAGATTGCGGATTTCGGCTCAACCTGGGGGGTCGCAGCCTTTATCATTTTCATGCTGTTCATCATCGGCGAGATCGCCTGGAAGTCGAAAGCCGGCAAGACGGGCACCTTCGTGCTGTTCTTCGTGTTGGCTTTCGGCATGGTCGGCTTTGTCGCCAAAGCAGTCATTCAGAAACTCTGGGGTATTTAA
- a CDS encoding argininosuccinate synthase: MSDVKKAVLAYSGGLDTSVILKWLQDTYQCEVVTFTADLGQGEELEPARAKALQFGIKPENIFIDDLREEFVRDFVFPMFRCNTVYEGEYLLGTSIARPLIAKRLIEIVNATGADAISHGATGKGNDQVRFELGAYALKPGIKVIAPWREWDLLSREKLMAYAEKHGIPVDMKHKLGGSPYSMDANLLHISYEGRHLENPAAEAEESMWRWTVSPEAAPDKAEYLDIEYEKGDIVALNGTRMSPAKVLAKLNELGGKHGIGRLDLVENRYVGMKSRGCYETPGGTIMLRAHRAIESVCLDREVAHLKDDLMPRYASLVYNGYWWSPERQALQVLIDHTQHCVNGFVRVKLYKGNVIVVGRDSKTDSLFDPTIATFEDDAGAYDQKDAAGFIKLNALRLRIAANLRAKNGKA, from the coding sequence ATGAGCGACGTCAAGAAAGCAGTGCTGGCCTACTCCGGCGGTCTCGATACCTCGGTGATCCTGAAGTGGTTGCAGGACACCTATCAGTGCGAAGTGGTCACCTTTACCGCCGACCTCGGCCAGGGCGAAGAGCTTGAGCCGGCGCGTGCCAAAGCGCTGCAGTTCGGTATCAAGCCGGAAAATATCTTCATCGACGATCTGCGCGAAGAGTTCGTCCGCGATTTCGTTTTTCCGATGTTCCGCTGCAATACCGTCTATGAAGGCGAATACCTGCTCGGCACGTCGATTGCCCGTCCGCTGATCGCCAAGCGCCTGATCGAAATCGTCAATGCCACCGGGGCCGATGCCATTTCCCATGGCGCCACCGGCAAGGGTAACGACCAGGTCCGTTTTGAACTGGGCGCCTATGCGCTGAAGCCGGGGATCAAGGTTATCGCCCCGTGGCGTGAATGGGATCTGCTGTCCCGCGAGAAGCTGATGGCCTATGCCGAAAAGCATGGTATTCCGGTGGATATGAAGCACAAGCTGGGTGGTTCGCCGTACTCGATGGACGCCAATCTGCTGCACATTTCCTACGAAGGCCGTCACCTGGAAAATCCGGCGGCGGAAGCCGAGGAGTCGATGTGGCGCTGGACGGTTTCGCCGGAAGCGGCACCGGACAAGGCCGAATATCTCGACATCGAATATGAGAAAGGCGACATCGTTGCATTGAACGGCACGCGCATGAGTCCGGCCAAGGTTCTGGCCAAGCTCAACGAACTGGGTGGCAAGCACGGCATCGGCCGTCTGGATCTGGTCGAAAATCGTTATGTCGGCATGAAGTCGCGTGGCTGCTACGAAACCCCGGGCGGCACGATCATGCTGCGCGCTCACCGCGCCATCGAGTCCGTCTGCCTTGATCGCGAAGTCGCTCACCTCAAGGATGATCTGATGCCGCGTTACGCCAGCCTAGTGTACAACGGCTACTGGTGGAGTCCGGAACGTCAGGCCTTGCAGGTGCTGATCGATCACACCCAGCATTGCGTCAACGGTTTCGTCCGCGTCAAGCTGTACAAGGGCAACGTCATTGTGGTCGGCCGTGATTCGAAGACCGACTCGCTGTTCGATCCGACCATCGCCACTTTCGAGGACGATGCCGGTGCCTACGATCAGAAGGATGCGGCCGGCTTCATCAAGCTGAATGCGCTGCGTCTGCGCATCGCTGCCAATCTGCGCGCCAAGAACGGTAAGGCTTAA
- the argF gene encoding ornithine carbamoyltransferase: MAIKHFLQFKDFTREELEYVFERTRWIKNQFKSYQKYWPLSDRTLVMIFEKASTRTRLSFEAGVQQLGGSAIYLNTRDSQLGRGEPVEDAAQVISRMSDIVMIRTFEQDIIERFAANSRVPVINGLTNEYHPCQILADIYTYIEHRGSIQGKTVAWVGDANNMCNTWLQAAEVLDFKVHVSTPPGYEIKPEQIGVFDHSHFQVFADPMDACRGADLVTTDVWTSMGFEAENEARIKAFADWCVDAEMMRVANPGALFMHCLPAHRGEEVTAEVIDGAQSVVWDEAENRLHVQKALMEYLMLGRISG; this comes from the coding sequence ATGGCGATCAAACACTTTCTCCAATTCAAGGATTTCACGCGCGAAGAGCTCGAGTATGTGTTCGAGCGAACGCGCTGGATCAAGAACCAGTTCAAGTCCTATCAGAAGTACTGGCCGCTCAGCGACCGGACGCTGGTGATGATTTTCGAAAAGGCCAGCACGCGGACCCGTCTCTCTTTCGAAGCCGGCGTGCAGCAGCTGGGAGGTTCGGCGATCTACCTGAATACAAGGGACTCACAACTGGGGCGGGGCGAACCGGTCGAGGATGCGGCGCAGGTGATTTCGCGGATGAGCGATATCGTGATGATCCGCACTTTCGAGCAGGACATCATCGAGCGCTTTGCGGCCAATTCGCGCGTGCCGGTGATCAATGGACTGACCAACGAATATCACCCGTGCCAGATCCTGGCCGATATCTATACCTACATCGAGCATCGCGGTTCGATTCAGGGTAAGACGGTCGCCTGGGTGGGCGATGCCAACAATATGTGCAATACCTGGCTGCAAGCTGCCGAGGTGCTGGATTTCAAGGTGCATGTTTCGACGCCGCCTGGTTACGAGATCAAGCCTGAGCAGATCGGCGTATTCGACCACTCGCATTTCCAGGTTTTTGCCGATCCGATGGATGCCTGCCGTGGCGCCGATCTGGTGACGACTGACGTGTGGACCTCGATGGGTTTCGAGGCGGAAAACGAGGCACGGATCAAGGCTTTTGCCGATTGGTGCGTTGATGCCGAGATGATGCGCGTCGCCAATCCGGGGGCGCTGTTTATGCATTGCTTGCCGGCTCACCGGGGCGAGGAAGTAACTGCCGAGGTGATCGATGGTGCGCAATCCGTCGTCTGGGATGAGGCCGAGAACCGGCTGCACGTCCAGAAAGCGTTGATGGAATATTTGATGTTAGGCCGGATCAGCGGCTAA
- a CDS encoding aspartate aminotransferase family protein — protein MSHVMNTYARLPVAFSHGKGSRIIDVEGKEYLDALSGIAVSTLGHAHPRLVSAIAAQAGRMLHTSNLYRIREQEQLSDKLAALSGMQEIFFCNSGCEANEAAIKLARFYGHKKGVESPTVIVMEKAFHGRTMATLSATGNRKAQAGFEPLVSGFVRVPYDDLEAIKAVAEHNKNVVAVMLEIVQGEGGIHLASIEFQKGLRQLCDEQGWLLICDEVQCGMARTGKWFGYQHAGILPDVATLAKGLGSGVPIGACMASGKAAGLFGPGNHGSTFGGNPLACTAALTTIDTIEQDGLMANAERVGALIRSLMAEALAGLKGVVEIRGHGLMIGVELDRPCGELVGKALAAGLLINVTADKVIRLLPPLIFSENEARELVERSAPLIKEFLAA, from the coding sequence ATGTCGCATGTCATGAATACCTATGCCCGGTTGCCGGTGGCCTTCAGCCATGGCAAGGGTAGCCGGATTATCGATGTCGAGGGTAAGGAATACCTCGATGCGTTGTCCGGGATCGCCGTTTCCACACTCGGCCATGCCCATCCCAGATTGGTCTCGGCGATTGCTGCCCAAGCTGGCCGCATGTTGCATACCTCCAACCTGTATCGTATCCGCGAACAGGAGCAGCTTTCCGACAAACTTGCCGCGCTCTCCGGAATGCAGGAGATATTTTTCTGCAATTCAGGCTGCGAAGCCAACGAGGCGGCTATCAAGCTGGCGCGTTTCTATGGTCACAAGAAGGGGGTCGAGTCACCGACCGTCATCGTCATGGAAAAGGCTTTTCATGGCCGGACGATGGCGACGCTGTCGGCGACCGGTAACCGCAAGGCACAGGCCGGATTCGAACCGCTGGTCTCAGGTTTTGTCCGGGTGCCCTACGATGACCTCGAGGCCATCAAGGCGGTCGCCGAACACAACAAGAATGTGGTTGCCGTGATGCTGGAGATCGTTCAGGGAGAAGGGGGTATTCACCTTGCTTCCATCGAATTCCAGAAAGGTTTGCGTCAGTTATGCGATGAGCAAGGCTGGCTGTTGATCTGTGACGAAGTGCAGTGCGGCATGGCGCGGACCGGCAAGTGGTTCGGCTACCAGCATGCCGGCATCTTGCCGGACGTTGCGACACTGGCCAAAGGCCTGGGGTCCGGCGTTCCTATCGGCGCCTGCATGGCAAGTGGCAAGGCTGCCGGATTGTTCGGGCCGGGTAATCACGGATCGACGTTTGGCGGCAACCCGCTGGCGTGTACCGCGGCCCTGACGACCATCGATACCATCGAACAGGATGGCTTGATGGCCAATGCCGAACGTGTCGGAGCCCTGATTCGTTCGTTGATGGCAGAGGCGCTGGCTGGCCTCAAGGGAGTGGTCGAGATTCGTGGTCACGGCCTGATGATCGGCGTCGAGCTGGATCGTCCCTGTGGCGAACTGGTCGGCAAGGCTCTGGCGGCGGGGCTGCTGATCAATGTGACGGCGGACAAGGTCATCCGCTTGTTGCCACCGTTGATCTTCAGCGAAAATGAGGCCAGAGAGTTGGTCGAGCGTAGTGCACCTCTCATCAAGGAATTTTTGGCGGCCTAA
- a CDS encoding ParA family protein, with amino-acid sequence MRLAIFNQKGGVGKTTTALNLGAALSRAGTPPLLLDLDPQGHLSGIHGQAPLEANRSLFAFYQDLHSLHELEIDWQDIGQLIPAHQQLIKVDSIFGKGPAILNKLRLGLETAETSRPERPCLIDCCPYIGVLALNAIFACDRLLIPISTDYLSLQAADHITRTLQVLEPVLKRRVERRYLLTRFDRRRRMSDDVRNKLRERYSNEVLETVISENVTVAESPSLNRDVFRHNAASSGANDYKNLLAELIGRGDL; translated from the coding sequence ATGCGCTTAGCCATTTTCAATCAAAAGGGAGGCGTCGGAAAAACGACGACCGCGCTCAATCTTGGCGCCGCCCTGAGCCGTGCCGGCACGCCTCCACTACTCCTCGACCTTGATCCCCAAGGCCACCTTTCCGGCATCCACGGCCAGGCTCCTCTGGAAGCCAATCGCAGCCTCTTTGCGTTTTACCAGGACCTGCACAGCCTGCACGAACTCGAAATTGACTGGCAAGACATAGGCCAACTGATTCCGGCTCACCAGCAACTCATCAAGGTGGACTCGATTTTCGGCAAGGGCCCGGCAATTCTCAACAAGTTGCGACTCGGCCTTGAGACAGCGGAAACCAGCCGCCCGGAACGCCCCTGCCTCATTGACTGCTGTCCATACATTGGCGTTCTCGCACTCAATGCCATATTCGCCTGCGATCGGTTACTGATTCCGATCTCGACCGACTACCTGTCACTACAGGCCGCCGACCACATCACCCGCACCCTGCAGGTTCTCGAACCGGTACTGAAACGCCGGGTCGAGCGCCGCTACCTGCTAACCCGCTTTGACCGCCGGCGGCGCATGAGCGACGACGTTCGCAACAAACTCCGGGAGCGTTACAGTAATGAAGTCCTAGAGACGGTGATTTCCGAAAACGTCACGGTCGCCGAGAGCCCTTCGTTGAATCGTGATGTTTTCCGCCACAACGCCGCCAGCTCAGGCGCCAACGATTACAAGAACCTGCTTGCTGAACTGATTGGTCGCGGCGACTTGTAG
- a CDS encoding DUF3579 domain-containing protein: MTTPESTTFIIVGLTKQGKKFRPSDWAERLCGVMSAFGAERKMKYSPYVGPGDYNGEKAVFVDGRLGEIEPMAYRFMLNFAQDNDLQITDGVCSIEDKK, translated from the coding sequence ATGACAACACCAGAATCGACCACTTTTATCATTGTCGGCCTCACCAAACAGGGAAAGAAGTTTCGCCCCAGTGACTGGGCGGAACGACTCTGTGGCGTGATGTCGGCTTTTGGTGCCGAACGCAAGATGAAATACTCCCCCTACGTTGGCCCAGGCGACTACAACGGCGAAAAGGCAGTCTTCGTTGACGGTCGCCTCGGCGAAATCGAACCCATGGCCTACCGCTTCATGCTCAACTTCGCCCAAGACAACGACCTGCAAATCACCGACGGTGTCTGCTCCATCGAAGACAAAAAATAG
- the rpsT gene encoding 30S ribosomal protein S20, whose product MANSAQARKRARQADGQRSHNASLRSTLRTAIKRVRQAIEAGDKVAAQGVFQQSVAVLDRISDKKIIHKNKASRTKSRLSAQIKAIAAA is encoded by the coding sequence ATGGCCAATAGCGCACAAGCCCGCAAGCGCGCCCGTCAAGCTGACGGGCAGCGTTCCCATAACGCCAGCCTGCGTTCGACCCTTCGTACCGCGATCAAGCGCGTTCGCCAAGCGATCGAAGCTGGCGACAAGGTCGCTGCTCAAGGCGTATTTCAGCAGTCTGTTGCGGTTCTCGATCGCATTTCGGACAAGAAGATCATTCACAAGAACAAGGCTTCTCGTACCAAGAGCCGCCTGTCTGCCCAGATCAAGGCGATTGCTGCTGCCTAA
- a CDS encoding energy transducer TonB translates to MTELHFSRGTTIDRESAEFRSLLLALVLSILVHALVAIVSVKEREGGDVGARSVVFARLVSRAAVAVAAGEEQIDNGVEPLGIVSDDRPTRIEEGIGSDEQSFPKHDANPSSGVTFAKQEYFSSESLTVRPYPITLLADVEATEIGPGEMFGRTVLKVWISATGGVAAMETEFSDMPEPFRRAAVAAFERMRFMPGQVDGKPVGSIIKIEIGAEDFRLPLQ, encoded by the coding sequence TTGACTGAGTTGCATTTTTCCCGTGGCACTACCATTGATCGAGAGTCTGCGGAGTTCAGGTCTTTGTTATTGGCTTTGGTTTTATCGATCCTTGTGCATGCGCTGGTTGCAATTGTTTCGGTGAAAGAAAGGGAAGGGGGCGATGTCGGCGCGCGAAGTGTTGTTTTTGCCCGGCTTGTCAGCAGAGCGGCGGTTGCTGTCGCTGCTGGTGAGGAGCAGATTGATAATGGGGTTGAGCCGCTTGGCATTGTTTCTGATGATCGTCCAACGAGGATCGAAGAGGGGATTGGGTCGGATGAGCAGTCTTTTCCCAAGCACGATGCCAACCCTTCATCAGGTGTCACGTTTGCTAAGCAGGAGTATTTTTCAAGTGAATCGCTCACGGTGCGCCCGTATCCGATAACCCTTCTGGCGGATGTGGAGGCGACTGAGATTGGTCCTGGCGAAATGTTTGGTAGGACTGTGCTGAAAGTCTGGATTAGTGCAACAGGAGGTGTTGCTGCGATGGAAACTGAGTTTTCCGACATGCCGGAGCCGTTTCGTCGGGCAGCGGTTGCTGCATTTGAGCGCATGCGTTTTATGCCTGGACAGGTTGATGGAAAGCCAGTAGGTAGCATCATAAAAATTGAAATTGGTGCTGAAGATTTTCGTTTACCTTTGCAGTAG
- a CDS encoding type IV pilin protein: protein MKKQSGFTLVELMIVVAIIGILSAVAYPAYTDYMIRGRIPDATSALAAKRVQLEQYFQDNRTYAGSDACNNDAATSRFFTFSCPAAATATTYTLQAAGNAGGPMANFTFTVDQSNVKTSNITQSGWSNPNPNTCWAIRRDGSCS, encoded by the coding sequence ATGAAAAAACAATCAGGCTTCACACTAGTCGAACTGATGATAGTCGTAGCAATAATTGGCATCCTGTCCGCTGTTGCCTATCCGGCCTATACCGACTACATGATCCGCGGACGCATTCCGGATGCCACATCCGCCTTAGCGGCAAAACGGGTGCAACTGGAACAATACTTTCAAGATAATCGAACCTACGCGGGTAGCGACGCATGCAATAACGACGCGGCCACCAGCAGATTTTTCACATTCTCCTGCCCAGCCGCCGCAACCGCCACGACCTATACACTTCAAGCAGCCGGCAATGCTGGCGGCCCAATGGCTAACTTCACTTTTACAGTTGACCAATCAAACGTAAAAACTTCAAACATCACGCAAAGCGGCTGGTCGAATCCCAACCCAAACACCTGCTGGGCAATCAGACGGGATGGTAGCTGCTCATGA
- a CDS encoding GspH/FimT family pseudopilin: MKTRLQTGITLIEVMISLVVMGILLALGTPSFSRWIQSSQIRNSAEAIQNGLTLARAEAVRRNTSVRFQLVSTVTDSCALSDAGRNWVISLDDPTGSCDNAPSDNVAPRIVQTRASGEGSPNAVINANGTSVITFNSMGQANTAATIDVTNPTGGNCSANAMRCLRVTVSTGGLIRMCDPARAASDPQGC, from the coding sequence ATGAAAACCAGACTCCAAACTGGAATTACGCTAATTGAAGTAATGATTAGTTTGGTAGTCATGGGGATTCTGCTGGCGCTGGGCACCCCCAGTTTTTCCCGCTGGATTCAGAGCAGCCAGATACGAAATTCGGCGGAAGCAATTCAAAATGGTCTGACGCTTGCCAGAGCGGAAGCCGTTCGACGCAACACCAGCGTGCGCTTCCAATTAGTCAGCACCGTAACTGACTCATGCGCACTTTCGGATGCCGGAAGAAACTGGGTCATCAGTCTGGATGATCCGACCGGTTCCTGTGACAACGCACCATCAGACAATGTCGCACCTCGCATCGTACAAACAAGGGCTTCCGGCGAGGGTTCACCAAATGCCGTAATCAATGCAAACGGCACCTCCGTGATCACCTTCAACAGCATGGGACAGGCCAATACCGCCGCTACCATCGATGTTACCAATCCTACTGGCGGCAACTGCTCAGCTAACGCGATGCGTTGCCTGCGAGTAACAGTGTCAACCGGCGGGCTGATTCGCATGTGCGATCCGGCCCGTGCGGCCAGCGACCCACAGGGATGTTGA